In Sphingobium sp. Z007, one DNA window encodes the following:
- the fumC gene encoding class II fumarate hydratase — MSDTRTETDSIGAIEVPAAAYWGAQTQRSIENFPFGEPERMPISIVHAQAIVKQAAARVNGKHGLDAKLVTAIEDAAQQIVSGALDDQFPLVIWQTGSGTQTNMNVNEVIAGFANEKLAGTRGGKSPVHPNDHVNMSQSSNDSFPTALHVATVIATRDRLIPALEKLTGALTDKAQAWGHIVKIGRTHTQDATPLTLGQEFSGYAAQLVSARARIEGALNGNIRKLAIGGTAVGTGLNAPAGWAEDMVAAISDIVGTPFESAPNKFEQLAAKDGLVFFAGALSTLAVSLTKIANDIRFLGSGPRSGLGELDLPANEPGSSIMPGKVNPTQCESLTMVAAQVIGNAQAVTIGGMQGHFELNVFMPLIGANVLRSIHLLSVGMESFAERCIEGLQANEARIADLVDRSLMLVTALAPEIGYDNAAAIAKYAHKKGQTLKEAGLELGLVDEATFDRLVRPENMV; from the coding sequence ATGTCCGATACCCGCACCGAAACCGACAGTATCGGCGCCATAGAGGTGCCCGCTGCCGCCTATTGGGGCGCGCAGACGCAGCGGAGTATCGAGAATTTCCCGTTCGGCGAACCTGAGCGGATGCCGATCAGCATCGTCCATGCGCAGGCGATCGTGAAGCAGGCGGCGGCGCGGGTAAATGGGAAGCATGGTCTGGACGCCAAACTGGTTACGGCCATCGAGGATGCCGCGCAACAGATCGTGTCGGGCGCGCTGGACGATCAGTTTCCGCTCGTCATCTGGCAGACCGGGTCGGGCACGCAGACCAACATGAATGTCAACGAAGTGATCGCCGGCTTCGCCAATGAGAAGCTGGCGGGGACGCGCGGTGGCAAGAGCCCGGTCCATCCCAACGACCATGTCAACATGAGCCAGTCGTCCAACGACAGCTTTCCCACCGCGCTGCATGTCGCGACCGTGATCGCGACGCGCGATCGGCTGATCCCGGCGCTGGAAAAGCTGACCGGGGCTTTGACCGACAAGGCGCAGGCCTGGGGCCATATCGTCAAGATCGGCCGCACCCATACGCAGGACGCCACGCCCCTGACGCTGGGGCAGGAATTTTCGGGATATGCCGCGCAGTTGGTGAGCGCGCGTGCGCGGATCGAGGGCGCTCTCAATGGCAATATCCGCAAGCTGGCGATTGGCGGCACCGCGGTCGGCACCGGTCTCAATGCGCCCGCAGGCTGGGCGGAGGATATGGTCGCGGCGATCAGCGATATCGTCGGTACGCCGTTCGAAAGCGCGCCCAACAAGTTCGAACAGCTCGCCGCCAAGGATGGGCTGGTCTTCTTTGCCGGCGCGCTCAGCACGCTGGCGGTGTCGCTGACCAAGATCGCCAATGACATCCGCTTCCTTGGGTCGGGACCGCGATCGGGGCTGGGCGAACTGGACCTGCCCGCCAACGAGCCGGGCAGTTCGATCATGCCGGGGAAGGTCAACCCGACCCAGTGCGAATCGCTGACGATGGTTGCGGCGCAAGTGATCGGCAATGCGCAGGCGGTGACGATCGGGGGGATGCAGGGGCATTTCGAACTCAACGTCTTCATGCCGCTAATCGGGGCCAATGTGCTGCGCTCGATCCACCTGCTCAGCGTCGGCATGGAGAGCTTTGCCGAGCGTTGTATCGAAGGCTTGCAAGCGAATGAGGCGCGGATCGCCGATCTGGTCGATCGGTCGCTGATGCTGGTCACCGCGCTGGCGCCGGAGATCGGCTATGACAATGCCGCGGCCATCGCCAAATATGCGCATAAAAAGGGGCAGACGCTCAAGGAGGCGGGTCTGGAATTGGGGCTGGTGGACGAAGCGACCTTCGACCGGCTGGTGCGGCCGGAAAATATGGTTTGA
- a CDS encoding DUF2585 domain-containing protein, producing MRRRRRTNRRGFIVAALIALAAGVILFLMHRPPICTCGYVELWHGALDNGNSQHIADWYSLSHVIHGFLFYAGARLLLRGRPLGPRLALAVLVESAWEISENSSIIIDRYRTATIALGYSGDTILNSMSDIGMMALGFLFASRVPAGITIALAIAMELLALAVIRDNLTLNVLMLTWPVDALRDWQAAL from the coding sequence ATGCGACGCAGACGAAGGACCAACCGGCGCGGCTTTATCGTTGCAGCCCTGATCGCGCTGGCAGCGGGCGTCATCCTGTTCCTCATGCACCGCCCGCCCATCTGCACCTGCGGCTATGTGGAACTATGGCACGGCGCGCTCGACAACGGCAACAGCCAGCATATCGCCGACTGGTACAGCCTCAGCCACGTCATTCATGGCTTCCTATTCTATGCAGGTGCGCGCCTGCTGCTCCGCGGTCGCCCGCTGGGACCGCGACTGGCGCTGGCCGTGCTGGTCGAATCGGCGTGGGAGATATCGGAAAATTCGTCCATCATCATCGACCGCTATCGCACCGCCACGATCGCGCTGGGCTATTCCGGCGACACGATCCTCAATTCGATGAGCGATATCGGCATGATGGCACTTGGCTTTTTGTTTGCAAGCCGGGTGCCAGCGGGAATTACGATCGCGCTCGCCATCGCGATGGAATTGCTGGCTCTGGCAGTGATTCGCGACAATCTGACGCTTAACGTGCTAATGCTGACCTGGCCGGTCGACGCGTTGCGCGACTGGCAGGCGGCGCTTTAG
- the gmk gene encoding guanylate kinase, protein MADTLLAEIPDFKRRGVLFVLSSPSGAGKSTIARKLLAAEPDLSMSVSATTRPMRPGEIDGKDYHFVDLEEFRRMTSDHEFLEWAHVFGQRYGTPRAPVEAMLKAGQDVLFDIDWQGAQQLHQIAGGDVVRIFILPPSMEELERRLRGRATDSDEVIDGRMARAAGEIAHWDGYDYVLCNVDADDCFARVQTILHAERMKRSRQTGLIGFIRKLGRYHQED, encoded by the coding sequence ATGGCCGACACCCTTCTTGCAGAGATTCCCGATTTCAAGCGGCGAGGCGTTCTTTTCGTCCTTTCCTCTCCATCGGGCGCGGGCAAATCCACCATTGCGCGCAAGTTGCTGGCCGCCGAGCCGGACCTGTCCATGTCGGTATCGGCGACCACGCGGCCGATGCGGCCGGGGGAAATCGACGGGAAAGATTATCATTTCGTCGATCTGGAAGAATTCCGCCGGATGACGAGCGACCATGAGTTCCTGGAATGGGCGCATGTGTTCGGCCAGCGTTATGGCACCCCCCGCGCGCCGGTGGAAGCGATGCTGAAGGCTGGCCAGGACGTGTTGTTCGACATCGATTGGCAGGGCGCGCAACAGCTGCACCAGATTGCCGGCGGCGATGTCGTCCGCATCTTCATCCTGCCGCCGTCCATGGAAGAGCTGGAGCGGCGCTTGCGCGGGCGCGCGACTGACAGCGACGAAGTGATCGACGGCCGCATGGCGCGCGCCGCGGGCGAGATCGCGCATTGGGACGGCTATGATTATGTGCTGTGCAATGTCGATGCCGATGACTGTTTCGCGCGGGTCCAGACCATATTGCATGCCGAACGGATGAAGCGCAGCCGGCAGACCGGCCTTATCGGCTTCATCCGCAAGCTGGGCCGTTACCACCAGGAAGACTGA
- a CDS encoding class I SAM-dependent methyltransferase, which produces MPTDLPLADRLARQIASGGPISVAHYIAEANQHYYATRDPLGADGDFTTAPEISQMFGELVGLALADIWMRSGRRPQAVYAELGPGRGTLAADALRAMERAVLAPKVHLVETSPALRGRQLALLPHAVHHDSIDSLPDTGPLLVVANEFFDALPVRQCIRVGDEWRERVVVSREGKGRFLPVPGYRRIESGLPPLAVDAPEGAILESPIVGAGIAYALAHRIAKQGGAAIIIDYGYEGPALGDTLQAVKAHQFADPFTDPGDVDLTTHVDFTLLGNMARQAGLRVHGPVGQGDYLRQLGIDARADQLARTAPARTAEVEAARHRLTDEAEMGALFKAMVWTHPDWADPAGFEK; this is translated from the coding sequence ATGCCGACCGATCTGCCGCTGGCGGATCGGCTGGCGCGGCAGATCGCTTCGGGCGGCCCGATCTCGGTCGCCCATTATATCGCCGAAGCGAACCAGCATTATTACGCCACTCGCGATCCCCTGGGCGCGGACGGCGATTTCACCACTGCGCCGGAAATCAGCCAGATGTTCGGCGAACTGGTCGGCCTGGCGCTCGCCGACATCTGGATGCGGTCGGGCCGCCGCCCCCAGGCTGTCTATGCCGAGCTGGGGCCGGGCCGCGGCACGCTGGCGGCCGACGCGCTGCGGGCGATGGAGCGCGCGGTGCTCGCCCCCAAAGTGCATCTGGTCGAAACCAGCCCTGCGCTGCGCGGTCGCCAGTTGGCGCTGCTGCCCCACGCCGTCCATCATGACAGTATCGACAGCTTGCCCGACACCGGCCCGCTGCTGGTGGTCGCCAATGAATTTTTCGACGCCCTGCCCGTCCGCCAGTGCATCCGTGTCGGGGACGAATGGCGCGAGCGCGTCGTCGTCAGCCGGGAGGGTAAGGGCCGTTTCCTCCCCGTCCCCGGCTATCGCCGTATCGAATCGGGCCTGCCCCCGCTCGCGGTCGATGCCCCCGAAGGCGCGATCCTCGAATCGCCGATCGTCGGCGCGGGCATCGCCTATGCCCTGGCCCACCGCATCGCCAAACAGGGCGGCGCCGCCATCATCATCGACTATGGCTATGAGGGGCCGGCGCTCGGCGATACGCTCCAGGCGGTGAAGGCGCACCAGTTCGCCGACCCCTTCACCGATCCGGGCGACGTGGACCTGACCACCCATGTCGATTTCACGCTGTTGGGCAATATGGCGCGCCAGGCGGGCCTGCGCGTCCATGGCCCGGTCGGCCAGGGCGACTATCTGCGCCAACTCGGCATCGACGCCCGCGCCGACCAGCTCGCCCGCACCGCGCCCGCCCGTACCGCGGAGGTGGAGGCCGCCCGCCACCGCCTGACCGACGAAGCGGAAATGGGGGCATTGTTCAAGGCGATGGTCTGGACCCACCCCGACTGGGCGGACCCCGCGGGCTTCGAAAAATAG
- the lgt gene encoding prolipoprotein diacylglyceryl transferase produces MILDLAAAASGAIRFEDLGLDPVALNLGFFTLKWYSLAYLSGILIGYWYLLKLVAQPGSPMGRRHADDMIFYATLGIIIGGRLAYVIFYQPEILAHPLDIFKLWNGGMSFHGGAVGVSLGILYMAWKEKLSWLRIHDYVACVVPFGLFFGRLANFVNGELWGKETDVPWGIIFPTGGPFARHPSQLYEAALEGVVLFLILAFAFWKTRARYKPGMLVGIFILGYGCFRFGVEYFREADAQLMEFAARTGLHMGQWLCVPMILGGLYLIATAGRRRVRVEPIAGANSVA; encoded by the coding sequence TTGATCCTGGACCTTGCCGCCGCCGCATCGGGCGCCATTCGCTTTGAAGATCTGGGGCTGGACCCCGTCGCCCTCAATCTGGGCTTCTTCACGCTGAAATGGTACAGCCTCGCCTATCTGTCGGGTATCCTGATCGGCTATTGGTATCTGCTCAAACTGGTCGCCCAGCCCGGTTCGCCGATGGGCCGCCGCCATGCCGACGACATGATCTTCTACGCGACGCTGGGCATCATCATCGGCGGACGACTGGCCTATGTGATCTTCTACCAGCCCGAAATCCTGGCCCACCCGCTCGACATCTTCAAGCTGTGGAATGGCGGCATGTCCTTCCATGGCGGCGCGGTCGGCGTGTCGCTCGGCATCCTCTACATGGCGTGGAAGGAAAAGCTCAGCTGGCTGCGCATCCACGACTATGTCGCCTGCGTCGTCCCCTTCGGCCTGTTCTTCGGCCGGCTCGCCAATTTCGTGAACGGCGAATTGTGGGGCAAGGAAACCGACGTCCCCTGGGGCATCATCTTTCCCACTGGCGGTCCCTTCGCCCGCCATCCGAGCCAGCTTTACGAAGCCGCGCTGGAGGGCGTCGTCCTGTTTCTCATCCTCGCCTTCGCCTTCTGGAAGACGCGGGCGCGCTACAAGCCCGGCATGCTCGTCGGCATCTTCATCCTGGGCTATGGCTGCTTCCGCTTCGGGGTCGAATATTTCCGCGAAGCCGACGCCCAGTTGATGGAGTTCGCCGCGCGCACCGGCCTGCATATGGGCCAGTGGCTGTGCGTGCCGATGATACTGGGCGGCCTCTACCTGATCGCCACCGCCGGTCGCCGCCGCGTGCGGGTTGAGCCGATCGCCGGGGCGAACAGTGTCGCCTGA
- a CDS encoding sterol desaturase family protein, giving the protein MSALSLLLIFLATLAAMEGFAYVVHRWIMHGPGWFLHASHHRPRTGMWEANDLYFVIFAFPSILLLLGGVQWDWGHWATAMGTGIAAYGAIYLGFHDIIVHQRVKHRYVARSPYMKRIVQAHRLHHAVETKAGTVSFGFLVAPHPTALKRELAERGRQGVRAAKGLEDADARD; this is encoded by the coding sequence ATGTCCGCTCTTTCCCTTCTCCTCATCTTCCTCGCCACGCTCGCCGCGATGGAGGGGTTTGCCTATGTCGTGCACCGCTGGATTATGCACGGCCCCGGCTGGTTCCTCCACGCCAGCCACCACCGCCCGCGCACCGGGATGTGGGAAGCGAACGACCTTTATTTCGTGATCTTCGCCTTCCCCTCCATCCTGCTGCTGCTGGGCGGGGTGCAATGGGACTGGGGCCATTGGGCGACCGCAATGGGCACCGGAATCGCCGCCTATGGCGCCATTTATCTCGGCTTCCACGACATCATCGTGCATCAGCGGGTCAAGCACCGCTACGTCGCCCGCTCGCCCTATATGAAGCGCATCGTCCAGGCTCACCGCCTGCACCATGCGGTCGAAACGAAGGCAGGCACCGTCAGCTTCGGCTTCCTGGTCGCCCCCCACCCCACAGCGCTGAAACGCGAACTGGCCGAACGCGGCCGTCAAGGCGTGCGCGCGGCGAAGGGGCTGGAGGATGCGGACGCGAGGGACTGA
- a CDS encoding mechanosensitive ion channel family protein: MTPDLSHLLARLPGDPNIVQPVIALGIAVLFYAAAWALGRALAPRVARRLPPVSDILAGHVRAILRHGIAALLLPLPLAFFPVGSLAHLVIGTILGGAVALLAIHILRGLAIPRWAVAPLALILFIFIVSGSGGGIAPVGDMLDRIGVDLGKRRITLLGLLSIAATCVALFAAVRLANRLIGRSIQRADGFDPTQKLLAQKLAAIAVVVAAFFVGVDMLAIDLTAFAVFSGAFGLAIGFGLQKTVGNLIAGIILLMDRSIKPGDVIVVGDSFGWVNKIGVRAVSVITRDGKEHLIPNENLMTQEVENWSYSDRNVRVRIPVGIAYDSDLQLAQQLMLQAALDSPRVLRDPQPNVWLTAFGESRVDHEILVWISDPEGGVGNVKSDVLGRVWQLFRDNNIAIPYPQRVIHQAPDTRQS; the protein is encoded by the coding sequence ATGACCCCGGACCTCTCCCACCTGCTCGCACGCCTGCCGGGCGACCCGAACATCGTCCAGCCCGTCATCGCGCTGGGAATTGCCGTGCTTTTCTACGCTGCCGCCTGGGCGCTTGGCCGCGCCCTCGCGCCGCGCGTGGCCCGCCGCCTGCCCCCGGTCAGCGATATATTGGCGGGTCATGTCCGCGCCATCCTGCGCCATGGCATCGCCGCACTGCTGCTGCCGCTGCCGCTGGCCTTCTTCCCGGTCGGTTCGCTCGCCCATCTGGTGATCGGCACGATATTGGGGGGCGCCGTCGCGCTGCTGGCGATCCACATCCTGCGCGGTCTCGCCATCCCGCGCTGGGCGGTGGCGCCGCTCGCGCTCATCCTCTTCATCTTCATTGTTTCCGGCAGCGGTGGGGGAATCGCCCCTGTCGGCGACATGCTCGACCGCATCGGCGTGGACCTGGGCAAACGGCGCATCACCCTGCTCGGCCTGTTGTCGATCGCGGCCACCTGCGTCGCCCTCTTCGCGGCCGTGCGCCTCGCCAATCGTCTGATCGGCCGCTCGATCCAAAGGGCCGACGGCTTCGATCCGACCCAAAAGCTGCTGGCGCAAAAGCTCGCCGCCATCGCCGTCGTCGTCGCCGCCTTCTTCGTGGGCGTCGACATGCTGGCGATCGACCTGACCGCCTTCGCCGTCTTTTCCGGCGCATTCGGCCTCGCCATCGGCTTTGGCCTGCAAAAGACCGTGGGCAATCTGATCGCGGGCATCATCCTGCTGATGGACCGTTCCATCAAGCCGGGCGACGTCATCGTCGTGGGCGACAGTTTCGGCTGGGTGAACAAGATCGGCGTCCGCGCCGTCTCCGTCATCACCCGCGACGGCAAGGAACATCTGATCCCCAACGAAAATCTGATGACGCAGGAGGTCGAGAACTGGTCCTATTCCGACCGTAACGTCCGCGTCCGTATTCCCGTGGGCATCGCCTATGACAGCGACCTGCAACTCGCCCAGCAACTGATGCTCCAGGCCGCCCTGGACAGCCCCCGCGTCTTGCGCGATCCCCAGCCCAATGTCTGGCTCACCGCCTTTGGGGAAAGCCGCGTCGACCATGAAATCCTCGTCTGGATCAGCGACCCGGAAGGCGGCGTGGGCAATGTGAAGTCCGACGTGCTGGGCCGCGTCTGGCAGCTGTTCCGCGACAACAATATTGCCATTCCCTACCCGCAGCGCGTCATCCATCAGGCGCCTGATACGCGCCAGTCCTAA
- the metC gene encoding cystathionine beta-lyase, producing MSEDTRRPLTKLAQAGRKPEWTGMPGQPGAIVSPPVWRASTILYDDVAHLRKAAGSSTHERLFYGRKGTPTAWSLADALTEMEPGAEGTMLYPSGVAAIACALMAVLKPGDRLLMVDSAYDPTRNFCTQLLDSYGIETIYYDPTTVSLDVYLEGGPIRALFLESPGSLTFEVQDVPAITAWAKANGIVTLLDNTWATPLYFPALSHGVDISILACTKYIVGHSDVMMGSVTATAEWFAKIRQTAYAFGQMVSPDDAWLASRGLRTLGLRLQQHQDSALAIAQWLKDQPDVARVLHPALPDCPGHALWQRDFSGSTGLFTFILNGGDDAARAALIDGLAHFGIGYSWGGFESLALPVDPARYRSATIWDAQGPAIRLHIGLEDPADLIADLAAGLARFRAVRDSG from the coding sequence ATGAGCGAAGATACGCGCAGGCCCCTGACCAAACTCGCCCAGGCCGGCCGCAAACCGGAATGGACGGGCATGCCCGGCCAGCCCGGCGCGATCGTCAGCCCGCCGGTCTGGCGCGCCTCGACCATCCTCTATGACGACGTCGCCCATCTGCGCAAAGCCGCGGGCAGCAGCACCCACGAACGCCTCTTCTACGGGCGCAAGGGCACGCCGACCGCCTGGAGCCTGGCCGACGCGCTCACCGAAATGGAGCCGGGCGCGGAGGGGACGATGCTCTATCCCTCCGGCGTCGCAGCCATCGCCTGTGCGCTGATGGCGGTATTGAAGCCCGGCGACCGGCTCCTGATGGTGGACAGCGCCTATGACCCGACCCGTAATTTCTGCACACAACTGTTGGATAGTTACGGTATCGAAACGATCTATTATGATCCCACAACTGTATCACTCGATGTCTATCTTGAAGGCGGCCCGATCCGCGCCCTCTTCCTCGAAAGCCCCGGCAGCCTAACCTTCGAAGTGCAGGACGTGCCTGCGATCACCGCCTGGGCGAAGGCGAACGGCATCGTCACCCTGCTCGACAACACCTGGGCCACGCCGCTCTATTTCCCGGCCCTGTCCCATGGCGTCGACATATCGATCCTCGCCTGCACCAAATATATCGTCGGCCATAGCGACGTGATGATGGGTTCAGTCACCGCCACCGCCGAATGGTTCGCGAAGATCCGCCAGACCGCCTATGCCTTCGGCCAGATGGTCAGCCCCGACGACGCCTGGCTCGCCAGCCGCGGCCTGCGCACGCTTGGGCTGCGGCTGCAACAACATCAGGACAGCGCCCTCGCCATCGCCCAATGGCTGAAAGACCAGCCAGACGTCGCCCGCGTCCTCCACCCCGCGCTGCCCGACTGCCCCGGCCACGCCCTGTGGCAGCGCGATTTTTCAGGCTCGACCGGCCTCTTCACCTTCATCCTCAACGGCGGCGACGATGCGGCCCGCGCCGCCCTGATCGACGGTCTCGCCCATTTCGGCATCGGCTATAGCTGGGGCGGCTTTGAAAGCCTGGCCCTGCCCGTCGATCCGGCCCGCTACCGCAGCGCGACGATCTGGGACGCACAAGGCCCGGCCATCCGCCTCCATATCGGGCTGGAAGACCCGGCCGATCTGATCGCCGACCTCGCCGCCGGCCTCGCCCGCTTCCGCGCCGTGCGCGACAGCGGCTAA
- a CDS encoding sulfurtransferase has product MTIFISTADLAAELGQPDLVILDASLFLPGTPRDPRAEYEAAHIPGAVFLDLPTLNDPADPTPGMVPPDDLMTQRAQALGINADSRIIVYDNSPVHSAARGWWMMRLYGLGKSTAILDGGLPKWVAEGRSTESGAVTPAPGAAVARRASGQVRTKADLIANVASGAEQVLDARGAGRFTGAEAEPRPGMASGHIPGSRNLPSSALFNPDNSMKSGEELRALFEGAGIDPAAPVITTCGSGVTAAILLAGLETLGNTHVTLYDGSWSEWGIDPAMPKATGAA; this is encoded by the coding sequence ATGACCATCTTCATTTCCACCGCAGATCTTGCCGCAGAACTGGGCCAGCCCGATCTCGTCATTCTCGACGCCAGCCTGTTCCTGCCCGGCACCCCGCGCGATCCCCGCGCCGAATATGAAGCCGCGCATATCCCCGGCGCAGTCTTTCTCGACCTGCCGACGCTGAACGACCCCGCGGACCCGACGCCGGGCATGGTGCCCCCCGACGATCTCATGACGCAACGCGCCCAGGCGCTGGGGATCAATGCCGACAGCCGCATCATCGTCTATGACAACAGCCCGGTCCACAGCGCCGCGCGCGGCTGGTGGATGATGCGCCTCTATGGCCTCGGTAAATCCACAGCGATCCTCGATGGCGGCCTGCCCAAATGGGTGGCGGAGGGTCGCTCGACCGAAAGCGGCGCGGTAACACCCGCCCCCGGCGCCGCCGTCGCCCGCCGCGCATCAGGCCAGGTCCGCACCAAGGCCGACCTGATCGCCAATGTCGCCAGCGGCGCGGAACAGGTGCTGGACGCGCGCGGCGCGGGCCGCTTCACCGGCGCAGAGGCGGAACCGCGCCCCGGCATGGCATCGGGCCATATCCCCGGATCGCGCAACCTCCCCTCCTCCGCCCTGTTCAACCCGGACAACAGCATGAAATCGGGCGAAGAACTGCGCGCATTGTTCGAGGGCGCGGGTATCGACCCGGCCGCCCCGGTCATCACCACCTGCGGCAGCGGCGTCACCGCCGCGATCCTGCTCGCGGGCCTCGAAACGCTCGGCAACACGCACGTCACCCTCTATGATGGCAGTTGGTCCGAATGGGGCATCGATCCCGCCATGCCCAAGGCGACGGGCGCCGCATGA
- the queF gene encoding preQ(1) synthase, which produces MTDIPTAPLHLGQSSALPASPEAAVLDYVPNPRSGKPYLVRFTAPEFTSLCPVTGQPDFAHLVIDYAPGATIVESKSLKLFLGAFRNHAAFHEDCTVGIGERLFAEMDPIWLRIGGYWYPRGGIPIDVFWQSGEPPAGMWLPAQDVPGYRGRG; this is translated from the coding sequence ATGACAGATATTCCCACCGCGCCCCTGCATCTGGGGCAGAGCAGCGCCCTTCCCGCCAGCCCGGAAGCGGCTGTGCTGGATTATGTGCCCAATCCGCGCTCCGGCAAACCCTATCTGGTGCGCTTTACCGCGCCGGAGTTCACGTCGCTCTGCCCGGTGACGGGCCAGCCCGACTTCGCCCATCTGGTGATCGATTATGCGCCGGGCGCGACGATCGTCGAATCGAAGTCGCTCAAGCTGTTTTTGGGCGCGTTCCGCAACCATGCGGCGTTTCATGAGGATTGCACCGTGGGCATCGGCGAGCGGTTGTTCGCTGAGATGGACCCGATCTGGCTGCGCATCGGCGGCTATTGGTATCCGCGTGGCGGGATCCCGATCGACGTGTTCTGGCAATCGGGCGAGCCGCCGGCGGGGATGTGGCTGCCGGCGCAGGATGTGCCGGGGTATAGAGGGCGCGGATAA